Proteins found in one Aethina tumida isolate Nest 87 chromosome 1, icAetTumi1.1, whole genome shotgun sequence genomic segment:
- the LOC109594168 gene encoding nucleolar RNA helicase 2-like, protein MMDPESPEYEALKLAEIWQKEYCIRRQNNNSKQVSVEHSEPPPKKRRKVRIPKTSPKLSNECSRQVSHEPFKIGVQEHSKPPPRRKRKKIDKTVGIPETSPELPNEGCKQVSEETFKIGVQKHSKPLPRRKRRTVYGNVEILETSPKLPNECSTQLSGEPSQTVVQIHSEPVPRKKESKLDEKVGIPETSSKLPNDCSTQASEKPSQMVVQIHSEPIPRKRSKLDEKVGILETSPRLPNECSTQASEKSSQIVVQIHSEPLPRIKEIQVDGKGGIPETSPELPNEGYKKVSEKTFKIGVQHSKPLPRRKRRTVYGNVEILETSPKLPNECSTQLSGEPSQTVVQIHSEPIPRKKSKLDEKVEILETSPKLPNECSTQVSEEPSQVVVQIHSEPLPRKKELDEKVGILETSPKLPNECCTQASEKPSQIVGQIHSKAFPTKKENKIDGKVGILDTSRELPIECSRQISEEIFREGYVF, encoded by the coding sequence ATGATGGACCCTGAGAGTCCAGAATATGAAGCGTTAAAACTAGCAGAGATATGGCAAAAAGAGTACTGTATCCGAAGACAAAATAACAATTCCAAGCAAGTTTCCGTGGAACATTCTGAACCTCCTCCGAAAAAAAGAAGGAAGGTTAGAATTCCGAAAACGTCACCTAAGCTGTCAAATGAGTGTTCTAGGCAAGTTTCTCATGAACCTTTCAAAATAGGTGTTCAAGAACATTCTAAACCTCCTCCACGAAGGAAAAGAAAGAAGATAGACAAAACAGTTGGTATACCGGAAACATCACCGGAGCTACCGAATGAGGGTTGCAAGCAAGTTTCTGAAGAAACTTTCAAAATAGGTGTCCAAAAACATTCTAAGCCTCTTCCAAGAAGGAAGAGAAGAACCGTATACGGAAATGTTGAAATACTGGAAACATCACCGAAGTTACCAAATGAGTGTTCTACTCAACTTTCTGGGGAACCTTCCCAAACAGTTGTTCAGATACATTCTGAACCTGTTCCAAGAAAGAAGGAGAGCAAGTTAGATGAAAAAGTTGGAATACCGGAAACTTCATCTAAGTTGCCAAATGATTGTTCTACACAAGCTTCTGAGAAACCTTCCCAAATGGTTGTCCAGATACATTCTGAACCTATTCCAAGAAAGAGGAGCAAGTTAGATGAAAAAGTTGGAATACTGGAAACTTCACCTAGGTTGCCAAATGAGTGTTCTACACAAGCTTCTGAGAAATCTTCTCAAATAGTTGTCCAGATACATTCTGAACCTCTTCCAAGAATTAAAGAAATCCAGGTAGACGGAAAAGGTGGAATACCGGAAACATCACCAGAGCTACCGAATGAGGGTTACAAGAAAGTTTCTGagaaaactttcaaaatagGTGTCCAACATTCTAAGCCTCTTCCAAGAAGGAAGAGAAGAACCGTATACGGAAATGTTGAAATACTGGAAACATCACCGAAGTTACCAAATGAGTGTTCTACTCAACTTTCTGGGGAACCTTCCCAAACAGTTGTTCAGATACATTCTGAACCTATTCCAAGAAAGAAGAGTAAGTTAGATGAAAAAGTTGAAATACTGGAAACGTCACCGAAGTTGCCAAATGAATGTTCTACGCAAGTTTCCGAGGAACCTTCCCAAGTAGTTGTCCAGATACATTCTGAACCTCTTCCAAGAAAGAAAGAGTTAGATGAAAAAGTTGGAATACTGGAAACTTCACCTAAGTTGCCAAATGAATGTTGTACACAAGCTTCTGAGAAACCTTCCCAAATAGTTGGCCAGATACATTCTAAAGCTTTTCCAacaaagaaagaaaataagaTAGACGGAAAAGTGGGAATACTGGATACTTCACGGGAGCTACCGATTGAATGTTCCAGGCAAATTTCCGAGGAAATTTTCAGGGAGGGATACGTGTTCTAG